A single window of Ananas comosus cultivar F153 linkage group 19, ASM154086v1, whole genome shotgun sequence DNA harbors:
- the LOC109725144 gene encoding uncharacterized protein LOC109725144, protein MFGKFILPCIAAMFRLVAARANRLANWSVRLWFETQLAVALRVEFYVCGGHHGADLLLLPNHCSSPVFSVHAFPARRLVSETRSFSLIKLFLCQISILPARSKHEC, encoded by the exons ATGTTTGGTAAGTTCATTCTTCCTTGCATTGCTGCCATGTTCAGGCTGGTGGCCGCTCGTGCCAATAGACTTGCAAATTGGTCCGTACGGCTGTGGTTTGAAACCCAGCTTGCTGTTGCATTACGCGTCGAGTTTTATGTTTGCG GTGGCCACCACGGTGCTGATTTGCTGCTGCTGCCAAACCACTGCTCATCTCCAGTCTTTTCTGTTCATGCCTTTCCGGCGCGAAGGCTAGTTTCTGAAACTCGCAGTTTCTCCCTCATTAAACTGTTTCTTTGCCAGATTTCCATTTTGCCAGCACGTTCTAAACATGAGTGCTAG
- the LOC109724881 gene encoding transcription initiation factor TFIID subunit 5 isoform X1, translating into MEEEELEKAVHAYLRKKGFKLSDLALQDQNRLSASSHNDLVLTRLENDPVRYHDGYSKLRSWAYSSLDLYKHELLRVLYPVFIHCFMDLVAEGHMQEARTFFHTFREDHELMHLRDLQKLEGILSPSHLEEMELARTLRQSKVKIKLCEYSYDLLLQYLQKTQSIAMLGIINEHINFEVSAGKPSSIADDADVVALVGSSQDEAKQINQKEVRWGLLEDSIEERLERALSDSEKADVESKEVDPEDNKKRSTDGGKQGASIKKLKKDKLVGVTGKNVRSETSMVSMAPRVKPELPLPVMSIEDEQAILEDLRNRVQLSSLALPSVSFYTFINTHNGLNCSSISNDGSLVAGGFSDSSVKVWDMSKIGQAGKTTTVQGEDGSAQEHMLNSDEGKRQYTLFQGHSGPVYSTTFSPFGDFLLSSSSDCTIRLWCTKLNSNLVCYKGHNYPVWDVQFSPVGHYFASCSHDRTARIWSMERIKPLRIMAGHLSDVDCVQWHVNCNYIATGSSDKTVRLWDVQTGECVRIFIGHRSMVLSLAMSPDGRYMASGDEDGTIMMWDLSSGRCVSPLMGHSSCVWTLAFSCEGTLLASGSADCTVKLWDVTSGTKALKMENKASSGSRLRLLKALPTKSTPVSTLRFSRRNLLFAAGALQKS; encoded by the exons atggaggaggaggagctcgagAAAGCGGTGCACGCGTACTTGAGGAAGAAGGGCTTCAAACTCAGCGACCTCGCGCTTCAGGATCAGAATCGCCTCTCCGCCTCTTCCCACAACGATCTCGTACTCACTAG ATTAGAGAACGACCCAGTGCGGTACCATGATGGTTACAGCAAACTGAGATCATGGGCGTACAGTTCACTAGATTTGTACAAG CATGAACTACTTCGAGTGCTCTATCCTGTTTTTATACACTGCTTCATGGATCTAGTGGCAGAAGGACATATGCAGGAAG CTCGGACATTTTTCCATACATTTCGTGAAGATCATGAACTAATGCATTTGCGGGATCTTCAAAAGTTGGAAGGCATCCTTTCTCCGTCACATTTGGAG GAAATGGAATTGGCTCGTACTCTACGGCAGAgcaaagttaaaataaaattatgtgaG TATTCCTATGATCTTCTTCTGCAATATCTTCAGAAGACGCAATCTATTGCTATGCTGGGGATTATCAATGAACACATAAACTTTGAAG TTTCTGCTGGAAAGCCCTCTTCAATTGCTGATGATGCCGATGTCGTTGCTCTCGTGGGGAGCAGCCAGGATGAAGCCAAACAGATAAATCAGAAGGAAGTACGCTGGGGG TTACTTGAAGATTCAATTGAAGAACGTTTGGAAAGAGCACTTTCAGATTCTGAGAAGGCTGATGTTGAAAGCAAGGAGGTAGACCCAGAAGATAACAAG AAGAGATCAACAGATGGAGGTAAGCAGGGTGCTTCTATCAAGAAGCTGAAGAAGGACAAGCTTGTTGGTGTGACGGGAAAGAACGTTCGCTCCGAGACAAGCATGGTGTCCATGGCTCCTCGAGTGAAACCAGAACTTCCTCTACCTGTAAT GTCTATTGAAGATGAACAAGCTATTCTAGAGGACTTGCGAAACCGTGTACAATTAAGCAGCTTGGCACTGCCATCAGTCAGCTTTTATACCTTTATAAATACACATAATGG ATTAAATTGTTCATCTATATCAAACGATGGATCACTGGTTGCTGGTGGATTCTCTGACTCATCTGTGAAG GTTTGGGACATGTCAAAGATTGGTCAAGCAGGCAAAACGA CCACTGTGCAGGGAGAAGATGGGTCAGCCCAAGAGCATATGCTGAATTCAGACGAGGGCAAGAGGCAGTACACATTATTTCAGGGCCACTCTGGACCAGTTTATTCTACTACCTTTAGCCCTTTTGGAGATTTTCTTTTATCGTCGTCGTCAGACTGCACAA ttAGATTATGGTGTACTAAACTAAATAGTAACCTGGTTTGCTACAAAGGACACAACTACCCAGTGTGGGATGTTCAG TTTAGTCCAGTTGGACATTATTTTGCTAGTTGTTCGCATGATCGGACTGCTAGAATTTGGTCAATGGAGAGAATCAAGCCTTTGCGCATAATGGCTGGACATCTTTCAGATGTTGAC TGTGTACAGTGGCATGTGAACTGTAATTACATTGCGACTGGTTCTAGCGACAAAACTGTAAGGCTATGGGATGTTCAAACGGGGGAGTGTGTTCGTATTTTCATCGGCCACAGGAGTATGGTATTATCATTGGCGATGTCTCCTGATGGGAGGTATATGGCTTCTGGTGATGAAGACGGCACAATCATGATGTGGGATCTTTCTAGCGGCCGCTGTGTTTCGCCACTAATGGGACACAGCTCGTGTGTTTGGACACTTGCTTTCAG TTGTGAAGGAACATTGCTTGCCTCCGGCTCTGCGGATTGTACAGTAAAGCTCTGGGATGTTACTTCCGGCACAAAGGCACTGAAGATGGAGAA TAAAGCTAGTTCTGGTAGCCGTTTGAGATTGTTGAAAGCTCTACCGACCAAATCAACTCCTGTTTCTACCTTGCGG TTTTCTCGTAGGAATCTTTTATTTGCTGCTGGTGCACTTCAGAAAAGCTAG
- the LOC109724881 gene encoding transcription initiation factor TFIID subunit 5 isoform X3, with protein MEEEELEKAVHAYLRKKGFKLSDLALQDQNRLSASSHNDLVLTRLENDPVRYHDGYSKLRSWAYSSLDLYKHELLRVLYPVFIHCFMDLVAEGHMQEARTFFHTFREDHELMHLRDLQKLEGILSPSHLEEMELARTLRQSKVKIKLCEYSYDLLLQYLQKTQSIAMLGIINEHINFEVSAGKPSSIADDADVVALVGSSQDEAKQINQKEVRWGLLEDSIEERLERALSDSEKADVESKEVDPEDNKKRSTDGGKQGASIKKLKKDKLVGVTGKNVRSETSMVSMAPRVKPELPLPVMSIEDEQAILEDLRNRVQLSSLALPSVSFYTFINTHNGLNCSSISNDGSLVAGGFSDSSVKVWDMSKIGQAGKTTTVQGEDGSAQEHMLNSDEGKRQYTLFQGHSGPVYSTTFSPFGDFLLSSSSDCTIRLWCTKLNSNLVCYKGHNYPVWDVQFSPVGHYFASCSHDRTARIWSMERIKPLRIMAGHLSDVDCVQWHVNCNYIATGSSDKTVRLWDVQTGECVRIFIGHRSMVLSLAMSPDGRYMASGDEDGTIMMWDLSSGRCVSPLMGHSSCVWTLAFRHVWHSLCIGWIQQESDVG; from the exons atggaggaggaggagctcgagAAAGCGGTGCACGCGTACTTGAGGAAGAAGGGCTTCAAACTCAGCGACCTCGCGCTTCAGGATCAGAATCGCCTCTCCGCCTCTTCCCACAACGATCTCGTACTCACTAG ATTAGAGAACGACCCAGTGCGGTACCATGATGGTTACAGCAAACTGAGATCATGGGCGTACAGTTCACTAGATTTGTACAAG CATGAACTACTTCGAGTGCTCTATCCTGTTTTTATACACTGCTTCATGGATCTAGTGGCAGAAGGACATATGCAGGAAG CTCGGACATTTTTCCATACATTTCGTGAAGATCATGAACTAATGCATTTGCGGGATCTTCAAAAGTTGGAAGGCATCCTTTCTCCGTCACATTTGGAG GAAATGGAATTGGCTCGTACTCTACGGCAGAgcaaagttaaaataaaattatgtgaG TATTCCTATGATCTTCTTCTGCAATATCTTCAGAAGACGCAATCTATTGCTATGCTGGGGATTATCAATGAACACATAAACTTTGAAG TTTCTGCTGGAAAGCCCTCTTCAATTGCTGATGATGCCGATGTCGTTGCTCTCGTGGGGAGCAGCCAGGATGAAGCCAAACAGATAAATCAGAAGGAAGTACGCTGGGGG TTACTTGAAGATTCAATTGAAGAACGTTTGGAAAGAGCACTTTCAGATTCTGAGAAGGCTGATGTTGAAAGCAAGGAGGTAGACCCAGAAGATAACAAG AAGAGATCAACAGATGGAGGTAAGCAGGGTGCTTCTATCAAGAAGCTGAAGAAGGACAAGCTTGTTGGTGTGACGGGAAAGAACGTTCGCTCCGAGACAAGCATGGTGTCCATGGCTCCTCGAGTGAAACCAGAACTTCCTCTACCTGTAAT GTCTATTGAAGATGAACAAGCTATTCTAGAGGACTTGCGAAACCGTGTACAATTAAGCAGCTTGGCACTGCCATCAGTCAGCTTTTATACCTTTATAAATACACATAATGG ATTAAATTGTTCATCTATATCAAACGATGGATCACTGGTTGCTGGTGGATTCTCTGACTCATCTGTGAAG GTTTGGGACATGTCAAAGATTGGTCAAGCAGGCAAAACGA CCACTGTGCAGGGAGAAGATGGGTCAGCCCAAGAGCATATGCTGAATTCAGACGAGGGCAAGAGGCAGTACACATTATTTCAGGGCCACTCTGGACCAGTTTATTCTACTACCTTTAGCCCTTTTGGAGATTTTCTTTTATCGTCGTCGTCAGACTGCACAA ttAGATTATGGTGTACTAAACTAAATAGTAACCTGGTTTGCTACAAAGGACACAACTACCCAGTGTGGGATGTTCAG TTTAGTCCAGTTGGACATTATTTTGCTAGTTGTTCGCATGATCGGACTGCTAGAATTTGGTCAATGGAGAGAATCAAGCCTTTGCGCATAATGGCTGGACATCTTTCAGATGTTGAC TGTGTACAGTGGCATGTGAACTGTAATTACATTGCGACTGGTTCTAGCGACAAAACTGTAAGGCTATGGGATGTTCAAACGGGGGAGTGTGTTCGTATTTTCATCGGCCACAGGAGTATGGTATTATCATTGGCGATGTCTCCTGATGGGAGGTATATGGCTTCTGGTGATGAAGACGGCACAATCATGATGTGGGATCTTTCTAGCGGCCGCTGTGTTTCGCCACTAATGGGACACAGCTCGTGTGTTTGGACACTTGCTTTCAG gcACGTTTGGCACTCACTTTGTATTGGATGGATACAACAAGAGAGCGATGTTGGGTGA
- the LOC109724881 gene encoding transcription initiation factor TFIID subunit 5 isoform X2, translated as MEEEELEKAVHAYLRKKGFKLSDLALQDQNRLSASSHNDLVLTRLENDPVRYHDGYSKLRSWAYSSLDLYKHELLRVLYPVFIHCFMDLVAEGHMQEARTFFHTFREDHELMHLRDLQKLEGILSPSHLEEMELARTLRQSKVKIKLCEYSYDLLLQYLQKTQSIAMLGIINEHINFEVSAGKPSSIADDADVVALVGSSQDEAKQINQKEVRWGLLEDSIEERLERALSDSEKADVESKEVDPEDNKKRSTDGGKQGASIKKLKKDKLVGVTGKNVRSETSMVSMAPRVKPELPLPVMSIEDEQAILEDLRNRVQLSSLALPSVSFYTFINTHNGLNCSSISNDGSLVAGGFSDSSVKVWDMSKIGQAGKTTTVQGEDGSAQEHMLNSDEGKRQYTLFQGHSGPVYSTTFSPFGDFLLSSSSDCTIRLWCTKLNSNLVCYKGHNYPVWDVQFSPVGHYFASCSHDRTARIWSMERIKPLRIMAGHLSDVDCVQWHVNCNYIATGSSDKTVRLWDVQTGECVRIFIGHRSMVLSLAMSPDGRYMASGDEDGTIMMWDLSSGRCVSPLMGHSSCVWTLAFRIFPRLLVYRLGHHGSHIWM; from the exons atggaggaggaggagctcgagAAAGCGGTGCACGCGTACTTGAGGAAGAAGGGCTTCAAACTCAGCGACCTCGCGCTTCAGGATCAGAATCGCCTCTCCGCCTCTTCCCACAACGATCTCGTACTCACTAG ATTAGAGAACGACCCAGTGCGGTACCATGATGGTTACAGCAAACTGAGATCATGGGCGTACAGTTCACTAGATTTGTACAAG CATGAACTACTTCGAGTGCTCTATCCTGTTTTTATACACTGCTTCATGGATCTAGTGGCAGAAGGACATATGCAGGAAG CTCGGACATTTTTCCATACATTTCGTGAAGATCATGAACTAATGCATTTGCGGGATCTTCAAAAGTTGGAAGGCATCCTTTCTCCGTCACATTTGGAG GAAATGGAATTGGCTCGTACTCTACGGCAGAgcaaagttaaaataaaattatgtgaG TATTCCTATGATCTTCTTCTGCAATATCTTCAGAAGACGCAATCTATTGCTATGCTGGGGATTATCAATGAACACATAAACTTTGAAG TTTCTGCTGGAAAGCCCTCTTCAATTGCTGATGATGCCGATGTCGTTGCTCTCGTGGGGAGCAGCCAGGATGAAGCCAAACAGATAAATCAGAAGGAAGTACGCTGGGGG TTACTTGAAGATTCAATTGAAGAACGTTTGGAAAGAGCACTTTCAGATTCTGAGAAGGCTGATGTTGAAAGCAAGGAGGTAGACCCAGAAGATAACAAG AAGAGATCAACAGATGGAGGTAAGCAGGGTGCTTCTATCAAGAAGCTGAAGAAGGACAAGCTTGTTGGTGTGACGGGAAAGAACGTTCGCTCCGAGACAAGCATGGTGTCCATGGCTCCTCGAGTGAAACCAGAACTTCCTCTACCTGTAAT GTCTATTGAAGATGAACAAGCTATTCTAGAGGACTTGCGAAACCGTGTACAATTAAGCAGCTTGGCACTGCCATCAGTCAGCTTTTATACCTTTATAAATACACATAATGG ATTAAATTGTTCATCTATATCAAACGATGGATCACTGGTTGCTGGTGGATTCTCTGACTCATCTGTGAAG GTTTGGGACATGTCAAAGATTGGTCAAGCAGGCAAAACGA CCACTGTGCAGGGAGAAGATGGGTCAGCCCAAGAGCATATGCTGAATTCAGACGAGGGCAAGAGGCAGTACACATTATTTCAGGGCCACTCTGGACCAGTTTATTCTACTACCTTTAGCCCTTTTGGAGATTTTCTTTTATCGTCGTCGTCAGACTGCACAA ttAGATTATGGTGTACTAAACTAAATAGTAACCTGGTTTGCTACAAAGGACACAACTACCCAGTGTGGGATGTTCAG TTTAGTCCAGTTGGACATTATTTTGCTAGTTGTTCGCATGATCGGACTGCTAGAATTTGGTCAATGGAGAGAATCAAGCCTTTGCGCATAATGGCTGGACATCTTTCAGATGTTGAC TGTGTACAGTGGCATGTGAACTGTAATTACATTGCGACTGGTTCTAGCGACAAAACTGTAAGGCTATGGGATGTTCAAACGGGGGAGTGTGTTCGTATTTTCATCGGCCACAGGAGTATGGTATTATCATTGGCGATGTCTCCTGATGGGAGGTATATGGCTTCTGGTGATGAAGACGGCACAATCATGATGTGGGATCTTTCTAGCGGCCGCTGTGTTTCGCCACTAATGGGACACAGCTCGTGTGTTTGGACACTTGCTTTCAG GATTTTTCCTCGTCTCTTGGTATATAGACTTGGACATCATGGCAGCCATATTTGGATGTGA